From a single Labrenzia sp. PHM005 genomic region:
- a CDS encoding ABC transporter ATP-binding protein, translated as MTPLLKLRDVTKRFDGLVAVNQMGFDIEKGEVVGLLGPNGSGKTTLINLISGALAPTLGSIRINGRDIAGKRPDVIARAGIARTFQLVRILPSMSVLENARVPAAFGVKSHWGSDIDRIAMDCLNLVGLVDMADAMPGELTYIDQKRLELARALAAEPEVLLLDEWLAGLNPTELQTGIALIKTLQSTGLTILLVEHIMEAVRALCPRCVVMNAGALIADGSTEEVLANPSVISAYLGEGHDA; from the coding sequence ATGACACCGCTTTTGAAGCTGAGGGATGTAACCAAACGGTTTGACGGGCTGGTTGCGGTCAATCAAATGGGATTTGACATCGAAAAAGGTGAGGTGGTTGGGCTCCTGGGGCCAAACGGTTCCGGCAAGACCACGCTTATCAACCTGATCTCAGGTGCACTTGCGCCTACTCTGGGATCGATCCGTATCAACGGTAGAGATATTGCGGGGAAAAGGCCGGATGTAATCGCAAGAGCTGGAATTGCCCGCACGTTTCAGCTTGTCCGCATCCTGCCAAGCATGAGCGTACTTGAAAATGCGAGGGTACCGGCGGCTTTCGGGGTCAAGTCCCACTGGGGCAGCGACATCGACAGGATCGCGATGGACTGCCTGAATTTGGTCGGTTTGGTGGATATGGCCGATGCCATGCCAGGTGAACTCACTTACATCGATCAGAAACGGTTGGAATTGGCCCGGGCACTTGCCGCCGAACCAGAGGTGTTACTGCTCGATGAGTGGTTGGCGGGGCTCAATCCGACGGAACTTCAGACCGGCATCGCCCTCATAAAAACGCTGCAATCGACGGGCCTGACCATCCTACTTGTTGAACACATCATGGAAGCTGTCCGGGCGCTGTGTCCACGTTGCGTGGTGATGAACGCGGGCGCGCTGATCGCCGATGGTTCAACCGAAGAAGTCCTGGCCAACCCAAGTGTGATCTCAGCATATCTGGGGGAGGGGCATGATGCTTGA
- a CDS encoding recombinase family protein produces the protein MNKIRCAIYTRKSSDEGLDQDFNSLDAQREACSAYIASQKHEGWVLLDGRYDDGGLSGGTMNRPALQRLLQDVDDGLVDQIVVYKIDRLTRSLTDFAKLVDRLDRRDASFVSVTQSFNTATSMGRLTLNVLLSFAQFEREVTAERIRDKIAASKKKGMWMGGLVPLGYRARGRTLEIEAEEAKTITKLFALYLELGTVAAVKDRADQLKLTTRKRTTKSGKAFGGKPFDVSHLHAILTNPIYCGKIRHKKHIHDGLHPAIVDPATWETVQQLMASKAPYERSKGTRATAPSPLLGKLFDEAGRKMVPSHANKQGKRYRYYVSADLIKPASMGSDPRSGTAKKSDGWRLPAADLETRLSAAIRQHLTATGAVGLLGNEDVDIARIHQVDEKLVELRKTPDVAVFKLLKRCTLRPGQIALEVDGDALSARFEIPKAEFDPEALETTLAFTRRKRGVEAKLIIGSSKDRSNPSTGSTTATDKTLIKNIRSANRWYRAVQDGKSFTEIANTEGTSPNTVQRVIPLAFLAPDIVRDIFQGKQPVSLTSDWLLRQTLPGGFDDQRDLIHTLR, from the coding sequence ATGAACAAGATCCGCTGTGCCATCTACACACGAAAATCGTCTGACGAAGGCCTGGATCAGGACTTCAACTCATTGGATGCACAGCGGGAGGCTTGCAGCGCCTATATCGCCAGCCAAAAGCATGAAGGCTGGGTGCTCCTCGATGGACGCTATGATGATGGCGGATTGTCCGGCGGCACGATGAACCGCCCGGCCTTGCAGAGGCTTCTTCAAGATGTTGACGACGGCCTGGTGGACCAGATCGTCGTCTACAAGATCGACCGGTTGACGCGGTCACTCACTGACTTCGCCAAACTGGTTGACCGGCTGGACCGGCGCGATGCTTCCTTTGTCTCGGTGACGCAGAGCTTCAACACCGCCACCAGCATGGGCCGGCTGACCTTGAACGTGCTGCTTTCCTTTGCGCAATTCGAGCGGGAGGTCACCGCAGAACGGATCAGGGACAAGATTGCGGCCTCCAAGAAAAAAGGCATGTGGATGGGAGGTCTGGTGCCACTCGGCTACCGGGCGCGCGGCAGAACGCTGGAGATTGAAGCCGAAGAGGCGAAGACCATAACAAAGCTGTTTGCGCTGTATCTGGAGCTCGGCACCGTTGCTGCGGTTAAGGACCGGGCTGACCAGCTCAAGCTGACCACCCGCAAACGCACCACAAAGTCCGGTAAAGCGTTCGGCGGCAAACCGTTTGATGTCTCCCACCTTCATGCCATTCTCACCAACCCGATTTACTGTGGCAAAATCCGGCACAAGAAACACATCCATGACGGGCTGCATCCGGCCATTGTCGATCCGGCCACTTGGGAGACCGTCCAGCAGCTGATGGCAAGCAAGGCGCCCTACGAACGGAGCAAGGGAACGAGAGCGACAGCCCCCTCCCCGCTGCTGGGCAAGCTATTTGATGAGGCAGGCCGGAAGATGGTGCCGAGCCATGCCAACAAACAGGGAAAGCGGTACCGGTATTATGTGTCTGCAGACCTGATCAAGCCGGCATCCATGGGCAGTGATCCACGCTCAGGCACCGCAAAAAAGAGTGACGGATGGCGATTGCCGGCGGCTGATCTGGAAACCAGGCTGTCAGCAGCCATCCGCCAACACCTGACGGCCACAGGAGCGGTTGGGCTCCTTGGCAACGAGGATGTCGATATCGCCCGTATCCATCAAGTCGATGAGAAGCTCGTGGAGTTGCGGAAAACGCCCGATGTCGCGGTGTTCAAACTCCTCAAGCGCTGCACTTTACGGCCTGGTCAAATAGCACTGGAGGTGGATGGTGATGCGCTGTCCGCGCGCTTCGAGATCCCCAAGGCCGAGTTCGACCCTGAAGCCCTTGAGACCACACTTGCCTTCACCCGGCGCAAGCGCGGTGTGGAGGCCAAGCTGATCATCGGATCCAGCAAGGACAGGTCCAACCCATCAACTGGTTCGACGACAGCAACAGACAAAACGCTCATCAAGAACATCAGGTCAGCCAATCGGTGGTACCGGGCTGTTCAAGACGGGAAAAGCTTTACCGAGATTGCCAACACCGAAGGCACATCCCCCAATACCGTTCAGCGGGTGATACCGCTGGCGTTCCTGGCGCCGGACATCGTCAGAGATATTTTCCAAGGCAAGCAGCCCGTGTCACTTACGTCAGACTGGCTGTTGCGCCAAACGCTGCCAGGCGGCTTCGACGACCAGCGTGACCTTATCCATACGCTCCGCTAA
- a CDS encoding aldehyde dehydrogenase yields MNTTQLLINGRKTDASDGQVFECKNPVTGDVATIAPAATQEDAVRAVDAAAQAFPGWAKTTPRERRNYLLAAANALQARSEDLVAAMKDEIGATEAWARFNIGLAAEMFVEAASVTTQIKGEIIPTNRPGSTSMAIRQPAGVVLAMAPWNAPVILGVRALALPLACGNTVVLKSSELCPQTHGLIVEALIDAHFPGGVVNAISNRPGDAPNVVETLIAQPAVRRINFTGSTRVGRIIAETAGRYLKPALLELGGKAPLIVLEDADLDAAAAAAGFGAFMNQGQICMSTERIIVLDCVAEAFVEKFAAKVASLTAGDPRDAQYPLGSMISEEAATRVGSLVEDAVKKGAKIIAGGGGRGSLMNAVALDHVGPSMRLYSEESFGPVASIIRVASVDEAVSIANESEFGLSSAVFGRDHNRAMAVAQRIESGICHINGPTVHDEAQVPFGGVKSSGYGRFGSAAGIDEFTEVRWITVQDGPLHYPI; encoded by the coding sequence ATGAATACTACACAATTATTGATCAATGGACGAAAGACCGATGCCAGTGACGGGCAGGTGTTTGAGTGCAAGAACCCTGTGACCGGAGATGTGGCAACAATCGCTCCGGCTGCAACCCAGGAAGATGCCGTTCGTGCAGTGGACGCCGCCGCCCAGGCTTTTCCGGGGTGGGCCAAAACCACGCCGCGAGAAAGACGGAATTATCTGTTGGCCGCAGCAAATGCTCTGCAAGCACGAAGCGAAGATCTTGTTGCTGCCATGAAAGATGAAATCGGAGCGACGGAAGCCTGGGCCCGGTTCAATATCGGTCTTGCGGCGGAAATGTTCGTAGAGGCAGCCTCAGTAACAACCCAGATCAAGGGTGAAATCATTCCAACAAACCGTCCCGGTTCGACTTCGATGGCAATTCGCCAGCCCGCCGGTGTCGTCTTGGCTATGGCACCCTGGAACGCACCGGTTATTCTCGGTGTACGTGCGCTCGCCCTGCCGCTGGCCTGTGGTAACACGGTTGTTCTAAAATCGTCCGAGCTGTGTCCGCAAACACATGGGCTGATTGTGGAAGCATTGATTGATGCACATTTTCCAGGCGGTGTCGTCAATGCGATTTCAAACAGGCCTGGAGATGCCCCGAATGTTGTCGAAACACTGATTGCTCAACCAGCTGTCCGGCGTATCAATTTCACAGGATCTACCCGGGTAGGACGTATCATAGCCGAGACCGCAGGACGTTATCTCAAACCTGCTCTTTTGGAATTGGGCGGCAAAGCGCCGTTGATCGTTCTGGAAGATGCCGATCTGGATGCTGCTGCAGCTGCCGCCGGGTTTGGGGCTTTCATGAACCAGGGTCAAATCTGCATGTCTACGGAACGAATTATCGTTCTTGATTGCGTCGCAGAAGCATTTGTTGAGAAATTTGCAGCAAAAGTGGCGTCTTTGACTGCCGGAGACCCCAGAGACGCGCAGTATCCACTGGGATCCATGATCAGTGAAGAGGCGGCAACAAGGGTCGGTTCTCTGGTTGAGGATGCCGTTAAAAAGGGTGCAAAGATCATTGCTGGCGGCGGCGGGCGTGGATCACTCATGAATGCCGTTGCGCTCGACCATGTTGGCCCGTCTATGCGACTTTACAGCGAAGAAAGCTTTGGTCCTGTAGCATCCATCATTCGAGTTGCGAGCGTGGATGAAGCGGTTTCAATAGCGAATGAAAGCGAATTTGGCCTGTCATCTGCCGTCTTTGGCCGTGATCATAATCGTGCCATGGCAGTCGCGCAGAGAATTGAAAGCGGGATTTGCCACATCAATGGACCGACTGTTCATGACGAAGCACAGGTTCCTTTCGGTGGCGTAAAGTCTTCCGGATACGGCCGGTTTGGAAGTGCAGCTGGTATCGACGAATTCACCGAAGTCCGTTGGATAACTGTACAAGACGGCCCGCTACACTATCCAATTTAG
- a CDS encoding DUF3489 domain-containing protein, which translates to MNILPDWISSPRRQKAAPVPSKPGTALPSQPGSTIVVDSAHGQTNSPVPKGTAGQLPRPANAPFIPSARQLEILNLLAMPNGIRSSILAEKLGWKTPSVRAAISRLRAAGFIIETLSSATTTETVYRWRRSPVTPPAVAADA; encoded by the coding sequence ATGAATATTCTTCCTGACTGGATATCGTCACCCAGGCGCCAAAAGGCGGCACCTGTCCCATCAAAGCCAGGGACGGCCTTGCCCTCTCAACCCGGGTCGACCATTGTCGTCGATTCCGCGCATGGTCAAACGAACAGTCCGGTACCGAAGGGCACTGCAGGTCAGCTGCCGCGCCCTGCCAATGCGCCCTTCATACCTTCGGCCAGGCAGCTTGAGATCTTGAACCTCCTTGCCATGCCAAACGGCATCCGGAGTTCAATCCTTGCGGAAAAACTCGGCTGGAAGACCCCAAGCGTCCGGGCAGCCATCAGCCGGCTTCGTGCCGCCGGGTTTATAATCGAGACCCTGAGCTCTGCAACCACCACGGAGACCGTCTATCGGTGGCGCAGATCGCCTGTAACGCCCCCCGCAGTGGCAGCGGACGCATAA
- a CDS encoding ABC transporter ATP-binding protein — protein sequence MLDIKSLSVRYGAHSALNKASVTVGMGETVAILGANGAGKSSLLKAIAGLLAPVPGSSIKLNDEELVGLPAHEIVERGIVTVPEGRGVFGAMSVEENLLLGGHPLRARNGEQARKSEVYDLFPRLAERRHQLVQTMSGGEQQMVAIGRALMSRPDVVLLDEPSLGLAPIVIGHVFETLQGVKASGLTIVIVEQNVKASLRLADRGYLIEAGRIVGSGTAKELRSDDAVQRAFLGGTAATLSSSTEDKQ from the coding sequence ATGCTTGACATCAAGAGCTTGAGCGTTCGTTACGGTGCGCATTCCGCCTTGAATAAGGCATCCGTTACGGTAGGCATGGGTGAGACCGTCGCAATTCTCGGTGCCAACGGTGCCGGTAAATCGTCTCTTTTAAAAGCCATCGCTGGGTTGCTGGCTCCGGTGCCTGGCAGTTCCATCAAGTTGAACGATGAGGAATTGGTTGGGCTTCCAGCTCATGAAATTGTTGAACGTGGGATCGTAACCGTGCCGGAGGGGCGTGGGGTATTTGGCGCGATGAGCGTTGAAGAGAACCTGTTGCTTGGTGGGCATCCTTTGCGTGCAAGGAACGGTGAACAGGCCAGAAAATCTGAGGTCTATGACTTGTTCCCGCGTTTGGCCGAACGCCGGCACCAGCTTGTACAAACCATGTCAGGCGGGGAACAGCAGATGGTCGCCATTGGCAGGGCGCTCATGTCTCGGCCTGACGTCGTTCTTCTTGATGAACCAAGCCTCGGACTTGCCCCGATCGTCATCGGTCATGTGTTTGAAACACTTCAAGGAGTTAAGGCCTCAGGCCTGACGATTGTTATCGTCGAGCAGAATGTAAAAGCCAGTTTGAGGCTCGCAGACCGCGGTTACCTGATTGAAGCGGGAAGAATTGTTGGAAGCGGAACCGCGAAGGAACTCAGATCCGACGATGCAGTTCAACGCGCGTTCCTGGGCGGAACAGCTGCGACATTGTCATCAAGTACAGAGGATAAACAATGA
- a CDS encoding DUF2924 domain-containing protein: protein MEACSRQPLSAHSADVDNAVVPQTDTKQSEREAAVRDWTDRFGRRPPKNLSTVFMRRALSFEHQCAQSPALKRLSTRLQKDFKIDLKAGTSRSNLAVGCHLVRQWNGRAYQVDVTADGFVLDGKSYRSLSAIAKKITGTNWSGPRFFGLNGRRAFVSDGAGGQR from the coding sequence ATGGAGGCCTGTTCAAGACAGCCACTGTCCGCTCACTCTGCGGATGTGGACAATGCCGTCGTTCCGCAGACTGACACCAAACAGAGTGAACGAGAAGCAGCGGTTCGAGACTGGACCGACCGGTTCGGCAGGCGTCCGCCCAAAAACCTCTCAACTGTGTTCATGCGCCGTGCCCTGTCGTTTGAACACCAATGCGCCCAGAGCCCAGCCCTCAAACGGCTTTCAACGCGCCTTCAAAAGGATTTTAAGATCGATTTGAAGGCGGGCACGTCCCGCTCAAACCTGGCCGTGGGGTGTCATCTTGTCCGCCAGTGGAACGGCCGGGCCTACCAGGTCGACGTGACGGCGGACGGCTTTGTCCTGGATGGCAAGTCCTACCGCTCGCTCTCTGCCATTGCCAAAAAGATCACAGGAACAAACTGGTCCGGACCACGGTTTTTTGGCCTGAACGGACGCAGGGCTTTTGTGTCTGACGGTGCAGGGGGCCAGAGATGA
- a CDS encoding IclR family transcriptional regulator, giving the protein MEKSDKYRAPALDKGLDILELLANSAGGLNQAEIAKALDRTTNENYRMLDTLVRRGYVTRTPEGDRYMLSLKLLVLANQHPPRRRVLDIAEPLMRALCLEAEQSAQLAQWQDGDIVIVSSYSAPGNWRQSLRTGSIIGLYNTGSGRVLAAFQSSDQQLQMIRGHQLVKGEVALEEAAFIADLAKLRAKGCAVEASGTVRGTTNISFPILDPSGSAIAALTCPYIERIDNYPAPDLKDVTEIMRKAAAEIGRQIAGA; this is encoded by the coding sequence GTGGAGAAATCCGACAAGTACCGCGCGCCGGCGTTGGATAAGGGTCTGGATATATTGGAGCTTTTGGCGAATTCCGCCGGGGGGTTAAACCAGGCGGAAATCGCAAAGGCGTTGGATCGAACAACGAATGAAAATTATCGGATGCTCGACACTTTGGTCCGGCGTGGCTACGTGACCCGGACCCCGGAAGGGGACCGGTACATGTTGTCGTTGAAGCTTCTGGTCCTCGCCAACCAGCATCCACCGCGCCGGCGTGTTCTCGACATTGCCGAGCCGCTCATGCGCGCTCTTTGCCTCGAAGCAGAGCAATCCGCGCAGCTTGCGCAATGGCAAGACGGCGATATCGTAATTGTCTCGTCCTATTCTGCCCCCGGCAATTGGCGTCAGTCCCTGCGTACCGGTTCGATCATCGGTTTGTACAACACCGGATCCGGCCGCGTTTTGGCTGCCTTTCAATCGTCTGATCAGCAATTGCAGATGATCAGAGGGCATCAGCTGGTGAAAGGCGAGGTGGCCTTGGAGGAAGCCGCGTTCATTGCCGATCTGGCCAAACTCCGGGCCAAAGGATGTGCTGTTGAAGCCTCCGGAACGGTGCGCGGCACAACAAATATCTCGTTTCCCATCCTCGATCCCTCAGGAAGTGCAATCGCGGCCCTGACCTGCCCCTATATTGAACGGATCGACAACTATCCGGCGCCGGACCTTAAGGACGTAACGGAGATCATGCGCAAGGCGGCGGCCGAAATCGGCCGTCAAATCGCCGGAGCCTGA
- a CDS encoding branched-chain amino acid ABC transporter permease: MTHAYLSVAGISAGLAVLIMAPSFLGEYELGFMVSLMSYVTLATAWAMFSGPTRYISLATVAFFGIGAYTVAVLNEALPYPIVLVVAVCLGALLATFVGFATLRLAGIYFVIFSFGLAELVRQLITWFEVNITGTLGRYIFLPFETQHIYWQLLALAVVTIGLGFWIRRTRLGLALKVIGDDEVVAAHSGIALARTKVMLFVLSASLMTLAGAIQSPRWVYIEPTIVFNPTISFLTVIMALLGGATRLWGPTLGVIPLLIIFEWLSASFPDHFSIVLGVLFIVIVFALPKGVLSALEERIAKLRKERVT, from the coding sequence ATGACACACGCATATCTTTCTGTCGCCGGAATTTCGGCCGGCCTTGCCGTCTTGATTATGGCTCCAAGTTTTCTTGGCGAATACGAGCTGGGCTTCATGGTCAGCTTGATGAGCTACGTGACCCTTGCGACCGCCTGGGCAATGTTCTCCGGACCGACGCGTTACATCTCACTGGCGACCGTCGCGTTCTTCGGAATCGGTGCTTACACGGTTGCCGTCTTGAATGAGGCACTGCCTTACCCAATCGTTCTTGTTGTCGCCGTATGTCTAGGCGCACTGCTTGCGACCTTCGTCGGTTTCGCAACGCTGCGCTTGGCCGGGATCTATTTTGTGATCTTTTCCTTTGGCCTTGCTGAACTGGTTCGCCAGCTCATCACATGGTTCGAAGTGAATATCACCGGTACACTTGGGCGCTACATCTTCCTGCCCTTCGAGACACAGCATATTTACTGGCAACTCCTGGCTTTGGCAGTGGTGACAATCGGGCTTGGTTTTTGGATCCGCCGCACGCGTCTGGGGCTGGCGTTGAAGGTTATTGGCGATGACGAAGTGGTCGCTGCACATAGCGGTATCGCATTGGCAAGAACCAAGGTGATGCTGTTTGTCCTCAGTGCTTCCCTGATGACCCTTGCAGGAGCAATCCAATCGCCGCGCTGGGTCTATATCGAACCGACCATCGTGTTTAATCCGACAATATCCTTTCTAACCGTGATCATGGCTCTCCTTGGAGGGGCTACACGGCTCTGGGGTCCCACATTGGGGGTCATTCCGTTGCTGATCATCTTCGAATGGCTATCGGCTAGTTTCCCGGATCATTTCTCCATCGTTCTTGGTGTCCTGTTCATTGTGATTGTCTTTGCGCTGCCCAAGGGAGTGCTCAGCGCCCTCGAAGAAAGGATTGCCAAGTTGAGAAAGGAGCGTGTGACATGA
- a CDS encoding branched-chain amino acid ABC transporter permease, which produces MLVSNLLFGLVLGGTYALVALGLSMQYGISRIMNLAHGEFMIAAAFCAYILFDYANLSPLVTLFIAPVIGFGVSWLIYTVMMHPLVKRAASRGQLEADSILATFGLLFVLQGVMLVVFGSDFTSYSYLNTPVNIFGVIIAASRVIALVLSLTLGGGLYFLITHTRWGATLRAVAFSPESAPLVGIEVDKVARTAFAIGGALAASGGVLVSMFVTFSAAGGVVFTMKALIIVIMGGVGNLMGALVAGLTLGVIETFVTSYVDPGLSLASTYLLFIIVLLWRPQGLFGSARS; this is translated from the coding sequence ATGCTTGTATCTAACTTGTTGTTCGGCCTTGTTCTGGGCGGAACATATGCCTTGGTGGCTCTCGGGCTCTCAATGCAATACGGAATTTCAAGAATCATGAACCTTGCCCATGGCGAATTCATGATAGCTGCAGCCTTCTGCGCCTATATCCTGTTTGACTATGCAAACCTGTCGCCTCTCGTGACCTTGTTTATTGCACCTGTTATCGGCTTTGGCGTTTCCTGGCTGATCTACACGGTGATGATGCATCCGCTGGTCAAACGGGCAGCCAGTCGAGGCCAGCTCGAAGCCGATAGCATCCTGGCGACCTTCGGTTTGCTGTTCGTCTTGCAGGGCGTCATGCTTGTTGTATTCGGCAGCGACTTCACCAGCTATTCCTATCTCAATACACCCGTCAATATCTTTGGTGTAATCATCGCTGCAAGCCGGGTGATTGCGCTCGTATTGTCGCTCACACTGGGCGGCGGGCTCTATTTCCTCATCACACATACCCGCTGGGGTGCAACGCTGAGGGCAGTTGCCTTTTCGCCGGAATCTGCTCCGCTTGTTGGCATCGAGGTCGATAAGGTGGCTCGCACGGCATTCGCCATTGGCGGTGCCTTGGCAGCCTCGGGCGGTGTTCTTGTCTCGATGTTCGTGACTTTCTCGGCTGCCGGCGGTGTCGTCTTCACCATGAAGGCCCTGATCATCGTGATCATGGGCGGGGTCGGTAATTTGATGGGCGCGCTTGTTGCCGGATTGACTCTAGGGGTGATCGAGACGTTTGTCACCTCCTACGTTGATCCGGGGCTGTCTCTGGCATCGACCTATCTTCTCTTCATCATCGTGTTGCTGTGGCGGCCCCAGGGGTTGTTCGGCTCGGCCCGGAGCTGA